One window from the genome of Natrialba magadii ATCC 43099 encodes:
- a CDS encoding carbamoyltransferase family protein — protein sequence MGDYTLAFKPAIGLYGQHDPSAVLFEDGTPVFGIEEERLTRQKHAPETFPTNAITACLDYRNLELADLEEIYLPYDPTLRSRIRSHYISDALRAPGVTRKLSALEETLVSEVQSKVAPTRKIENRLAEIGRPVPPIETLSHHRCHAASAFHPSGFDDALVVTIDAKGEFDSTVVWRGHQGGLTRVKTYEHPNSLGLFFAIITEYLGYRMFNGEGKVMGLAPYGEENPEIERTLRNLIDTGAEYDVTELTKRWGTGYGVERLEKEFGRTQKEDSQSFTQWEKDLAHTAQKILEEIVTNIVRTYAPGIGAGNVALAGGVALNCKLNKAVRETAVVDDLFVQPVAHDAGLALGAGWVGQRPSAVEPLTDVYYGPEYDTAEIESELQTNKIEYAKPDDLERYVAERLADGALVGWFQGRMELGPRALGARSILADPRTAASRDRVNRFVKHREEWRPFAPSMREEAAAEYLVDGQPAPFMINSFDVDPERTADLTAVVHPADETTRPQTVHEDQHPRYHRLLTEFEAITDVPVLLNTSFNDHGEPIVNTPTEAVKDFYGMGLDVLVLEDFVLEKDAANTPTGRSLDVASRDSNRSTFVAEDADHGNGSAGRHADAGAEDTDVEPNATTRILSNLSTR from the coding sequence ATGGGAGACTACACGCTCGCGTTCAAACCGGCGATCGGTCTCTACGGCCAGCACGACCCGAGTGCCGTGCTCTTCGAGGACGGGACGCCGGTGTTTGGAATCGAAGAAGAACGGCTCACGCGCCAGAAACACGCGCCAGAGACGTTTCCGACGAACGCGATTACCGCCTGTCTCGACTACCGCAACCTCGAACTCGCCGATCTCGAGGAGATCTATCTGCCCTACGACCCGACACTCCGGTCCCGGATCCGTTCACACTACATCAGTGACGCCTTGCGCGCACCCGGCGTGACGCGAAAGCTCTCCGCACTCGAGGAGACCCTCGTTTCGGAGGTCCAGAGCAAGGTCGCGCCGACGCGAAAGATCGAGAACCGACTGGCGGAGATCGGACGGCCGGTGCCGCCGATCGAGACGCTTTCGCACCACCGCTGTCACGCCGCGAGCGCGTTCCACCCGTCGGGGTTCGACGATGCCCTGGTGGTGACCATCGACGCGAAAGGCGAGTTCGATTCGACGGTGGTCTGGCGGGGCCATCAGGGCGGGCTCACGCGTGTGAAAACGTACGAGCACCCGAACAGTCTCGGATTGTTCTTCGCGATCATCACGGAGTACCTCGGCTACCGGATGTTCAACGGCGAAGGGAAGGTGATGGGCCTTGCCCCCTACGGGGAAGAGAATCCCGAGATCGAACGCACCCTGCGGAACCTGATCGACACTGGTGCGGAGTACGACGTCACGGAACTGACCAAGCGCTGGGGAACCGGCTACGGTGTCGAACGACTCGAGAAGGAGTTCGGGCGGACCCAGAAGGAGGACTCCCAGTCGTTCACACAGTGGGAGAAGGACCTGGCCCACACGGCACAGAAGATACTCGAGGAGATCGTCACGAACATCGTCCGAACTTACGCGCCCGGCATCGGCGCTGGAAACGTCGCGCTCGCAGGCGGTGTCGCGCTCAACTGCAAACTCAACAAGGCAGTCCGGGAGACCGCCGTCGTCGACGACCTGTTCGTCCAGCCCGTCGCCCACGACGCGGGGCTCGCACTCGGCGCGGGCTGGGTCGGCCAGCGACCGTCGGCCGTCGAACCGTTGACGGACGTCTACTACGGTCCCGAGTACGACACAGCGGAGATCGAGTCAGAGCTCCAGACGAACAAGATCGAGTACGCCAAGCCGGACGATCTCGAGCGCTACGTCGCGGAACGGCTGGCAGACGGCGCGCTCGTCGGCTGGTTCCAGGGCCGGATGGAACTCGGTCCACGTGCCCTCGGCGCTCGGAGCATCCTCGCAGACCCGCGTACTGCGGCCTCGCGTGATCGCGTCAACCGCTTCGTCAAACACCGCGAGGAGTGGCGGCCGTTCGCCCCCTCGATGCGCGAGGAGGCAGCCGCGGAGTACCTCGTCGACGGCCAGCCTGCGCCGTTCATGATCAACAGCTTCGACGTCGACCCGGAGAGGACAGCCGACCTGACGGCAGTCGTCCACCCCGCAGACGAGACCACTCGTCCCCAGACAGTCCATGAGGACCAGCATCCACGATACCACCGTCTGCTCACCGAATTCGAGGCAATCACCGACGTACCAGTCCTGCTCAACACCTCGTTCAACGACCACGGCGAACCGATCGTCAATACACCCACCGAAGCGGTCAAAGACTTCTACGGCATGGGTCTCGACGTGCTGGTCCTCGAGGACTTCGTACTCGAGAAGGATGCGGCGAACACGCCCACCGGTCGGAGCCTCGACGTGGCGAGTCGGGATAGCAATCGAAGCACGTTCGTCGCAGAGGATGCGGATCACGGAAACGGATCGGCCGGCAGACACGCCGACGCCGGTGCCGAAGACACTGACGTCGAACCCAACGCGACGACGCGAATTCTCTCGAACCTCAGCACCCGCTGA
- a CDS encoding polysaccharide deacetylase family protein, protein MTRGLSRRQLVAALGVTSTATVAGCLDALSGDESPEADSNGGSDSNDDGDGGNGDGNGSDSWPAIDHGELLSDFESADEWVAVTGETETVPDALTGSQALAVESDGDQAAMRIEFPRGIDLDGWDTSMAIRADAVDQVHIEFMAPSRGDHLTSIRHIPDDYEGWLRLDFGYIQKHGDPDLSDVRRLNVVAVGPEDGTRLVADDLRKTEGADNGKAILSFYDGHTSHYEHALDRLDERDWAGTVPVDPDQIGSGGRMDLAQLDELHDRGWNICGYPSVSTPLPEMPEDRQRQVVANVRDTLADLGFEDGSRHFYAPADRMDDSLQTVLREDVDSAVLASGSPTGAPPTNTHMLSQIWGPDLHGGVRRAINLCDQYNQLVVLRIPRIVELEDDEEASGNSMSLEDFDELVDHIEHRGLDVVTPSDVVDGTMGGSDESDEESGDQQGVILEAGEHHSFGDIDSNTTETFALEEGILTADFSHDGDADLTVELVPTGDTNGGTRMIPTTSTAVQSGESIVTVEEGTYQLEVDADGAWSIDLDQPEVHSDDLTALPTDVSGSGSSYVGPFDTEGNVSLDVTHDGDGLFIVDGYGADGRSEQLIHQTGAFDSSRSYSAGGAVWLNVEADGDWTIALSDS, encoded by the coding sequence ATGACGCGTGGACTCTCTCGGCGACAGCTGGTGGCGGCGCTCGGCGTCACGTCGACAGCCACGGTTGCGGGCTGTCTCGACGCACTCTCCGGTGACGAGTCGCCGGAGGCGGACTCCAACGGTGGCTCTGATTCGAACGACGATGGAGACGGTGGAAACGGCGACGGGAACGGCAGCGATAGCTGGCCCGCGATCGACCACGGCGAACTCCTCTCGGACTTCGAGTCTGCCGACGAGTGGGTCGCCGTCACCGGCGAAACCGAGACAGTCCCGGACGCTCTGACAGGATCGCAGGCACTCGCCGTCGAGAGCGACGGCGACCAGGCCGCGATGCGAATAGAGTTCCCCCGCGGGATCGACCTCGACGGCTGGGACACCTCGATGGCGATCCGCGCAGATGCCGTCGACCAGGTCCATATCGAGTTCATGGCACCGTCACGGGGCGATCACCTGACCAGCATCCGCCACATCCCGGACGACTACGAGGGTTGGCTCCGCCTCGACTTCGGCTACATCCAGAAACACGGCGATCCGGACCTTTCGGACGTTCGCCGACTAAATGTCGTCGCTGTCGGTCCCGAGGACGGTACCCGACTCGTCGCGGACGACCTCCGCAAAACCGAAGGGGCTGACAACGGCAAGGCAATTCTCTCGTTCTACGACGGCCACACCTCACACTACGAGCACGCACTCGACCGACTCGACGAGCGCGACTGGGCCGGCACAGTCCCGGTCGACCCGGACCAGATCGGCTCTGGCGGACGGATGGACCTCGCCCAACTCGACGAACTTCACGACCGCGGCTGGAACATCTGTGGCTACCCGAGCGTCAGCACGCCGCTGCCGGAAATGCCCGAGGACCGCCAGCGCCAGGTCGTCGCAAACGTTCGCGATACGCTCGCCGATCTCGGCTTCGAGGACGGCTCGCGACACTTCTACGCCCCAGCCGACCGGATGGACGACTCGCTCCAGACCGTTCTCCGGGAGGACGTCGATTCTGCGGTCCTCGCCAGCGGTTCGCCGACCGGTGCACCGCCGACGAACACCCATATGCTCTCGCAGATCTGGGGGCCCGACCTCCACGGCGGCGTCCGCCGCGCGATCAACCTCTGCGATCAGTACAACCAGCTGGTCGTGCTTCGAATTCCACGCATCGTCGAACTCGAGGACGACGAGGAGGCAAGCGGGAACAGCATGTCACTCGAGGACTTCGACGAACTGGTCGATCACATCGAGCACCGCGGACTCGACGTGGTGACGCCGTCCGACGTGGTCGACGGAACGATGGGTGGCAGCGACGAATCGGACGAGGAGTCGGGCGACCAGCAGGGCGTCATCCTCGAGGCCGGTGAGCACCACTCCTTCGGGGACATCGACTCGAACACGACCGAAACGTTTGCACTCGAGGAGGGTATCCTCACGGCCGACTTCTCACACGACGGCGATGCGGATCTGACGGTCGAACTGGTGCCGACTGGCGACACGAACGGCGGTACTCGCATGATTCCGACGACGAGTACGGCGGTCCAGTCCGGCGAGTCGATCGTCACGGTCGAGGAGGGAACGTACCAACTCGAAGTCGACGCCGACGGCGCGTGGTCGATCGATCTGGACCAGCCCGAAGTCCACAGCGACGATCTGACGGCGCTGCCGACCGACGTGTCCGGGTCGGGCTCCTCGTACGTGGGTCCGTTCGACACCGAGGGCAACGTCTCGCTCGACGTGACCCACGACGGCGACGGCCTGTTCATCGTCGATGGCTACGGCGCGGACGGCCGCTCGGAGCAACTGATCCACCAGACCGGCGCGTTCGATAGCTCGCGGTCTTACAGCGCGGGTGGTGCGGTCTGGCTCAACGTCGAGGCCGACGGGGACTGGACGATTGCACTCTCCGATAGCTAA
- a CDS encoding carboxypeptidase-like regulatory domain-containing protein, whose translation MSNSNRRHTTETRSIQTGVQVMLTVAGVVLLVAGLALAASGASINGALGPFGDDSDETEPDVDEPDADGGDDDSTAGDDGGDTDETDETDDTDDADDGSESDESNDGAGDDDDGADDDDGADDEDDAGNGDENGGDDADDEHTLTATIEDDDGDEIENATVELTSGLSSSERTADDDGTVEFTVDDGEYTLTASADGYEEAEADVEIDGDDEDVTLELESDEDEDEDEDDTDADDEYTLTTLVEDDDDGDEIEDATIELYTGNQLFGPDAEATTDDDGEAELEVEEGEYTVIVTADDYEEAEFNLEVDDDDEITVVLEED comes from the coding sequence ATGTCTAACAGTAACCGCCGACACACCACAGAGACGCGCTCGATCCAGACAGGTGTTCAGGTCATGCTGACGGTCGCCGGCGTCGTGCTGCTGGTCGCCGGCCTTGCACTCGCCGCGAGCGGGGCGTCGATCAACGGGGCTCTCGGTCCGTTCGGCGACGATTCCGACGAGACAGAACCGGACGTCGACGAGCCGGATGCCGACGGTGGAGACGATGATTCGACAGCTGGTGATGACGGTGGTGACACAGACGAGACTGACGAGACTGACGATACCGACGACGCAGATGACGGGTCGGAGAGCGACGAGTCAAACGATGGTGCCGGTGACGACGATGACGGCGCAGACGACGATGACGGCGCAGACGACGAGGACGATGCGGGTAACGGCGATGAAAACGGCGGCGACGACGCAGACGACGAACACACCCTCACGGCCACCATCGAAGACGACGACGGCGACGAGATCGAGAACGCGACAGTCGAACTCACCAGCGGACTCAGCTCCTCCGAGCGAACCGCCGACGACGACGGCACGGTCGAGTTCACCGTCGACGACGGCGAATACACACTCACCGCCAGCGCCGACGGCTACGAGGAGGCTGAAGCCGACGTCGAAATCGACGGCGACGACGAGGACGTGACGCTGGAACTCGAGAGTGACGAAGACGAGGATGAGGATGAGGACGATACCGACGCGGACGACGAGTACACCCTCACGACGCTCGTCGAGGATGACGACGACGGCGACGAGATTGAAGACGCGACGATTGAACTCTACACCGGGAACCAGCTCTTCGGACCGGACGCTGAGGCGACGACCGACGACGACGGTGAGGCCGAACTCGAGGTCGAGGAAGGCGAGTACACCGTCATCGTTACCGCAGACGACTACGAGGAGGCCGAGTTCAATCTCGAGGTCGACGACGACGACGAGATCACGGTCGTACTCGAGGAGGACTGA